One Brachyspira pilosicoli P43/6/78 genomic window carries:
- a CDS encoding phospho-sugar mutase: MEKNVQDRINSWLNGPYDEETKKEIKALLDSGNEKELTDAFYRDLEFGTGGLRGIMGVGTNRMNKYTVGVATQGLANYILKQGGSDYKVAIGYDSRNNSDVFSKAAAEILSSNGISVYLYDDIHPISLLSYAVRSLGCIAGVVVTASHNPKEYNGYKVYWTDGAQVIPPHDKNIIEEVLKVKPEEVKTGDASRVTLIGKDIEDKYMNDLMGYLVNPDIIKKHHDIKIVYTPIHGSGYKMVPMALRKAGFTNLTTLEGAQPPNGNFPTVESPNPENPEALQIAVNKAKEIGAELVMGTDPDCDRMGCALLTKDGSYMYLTGNQIGSIISYYLITNKKNVKDPYIVKTIVTTELARAIADANNVKLYDVLTGFKWIADIIERTKEGTYLFGFEESFGYCINSNVRDKDGVSSCLMLAEVLAYCKDNNMTLADYLESIYEKYGYFYEETISITKKGADGAKAIADLMTYYRNNLPKEISGVEVVSISDYEKKEVYDNSGKKISDIALPKSNVLQYILADKTKITVRPSGTEPKIKFYFEVCVKESKDKRVNIAKEKVANFKKFIKE, encoded by the coding sequence ATGGAAAAAAATGTACAAGATAGAATTAATTCTTGGCTTAATGGTCCTTATGATGAAGAGACAAAAAAAGAGATTAAGGCATTATTAGATTCTGGTAATGAAAAAGAATTAACAGATGCTTTTTATAGAGATTTAGAGTTTGGTACAGGCGGACTTAGAGGGATAATGGGTGTTGGTACTAACAGAATGAATAAATATACTGTTGGTGTTGCTACTCAAGGTTTAGCTAACTATATACTTAAACAAGGCGGAAGTGATTATAAAGTTGCTATAGGCTATGATTCAAGAAATAATTCTGATGTATTTTCAAAGGCTGCTGCTGAGATACTTTCTTCAAATGGTATAAGCGTTTATTTGTATGATGATATTCACCCTATATCATTACTTTCTTATGCTGTTAGAAGTTTAGGCTGTATTGCCGGAGTAGTTGTTACTGCTAGTCATAACCCTAAAGAATATAATGGTTATAAAGTATATTGGACTGACGGTGCTCAAGTTATTCCTCCTCATGATAAAAATATAATAGAAGAAGTATTAAAAGTTAAGCCTGAAGAGGTAAAAACTGGAGATGCTTCAAGAGTTACGCTTATAGGAAAAGATATTGAAGATAAATATATGAATGATTTAATGGGTTATTTGGTTAATCCTGATATTATAAAAAAACATCATGATATAAAGATAGTTTATACACCTATTCATGGTTCTGGATACAAAATGGTTCCTATGGCTTTAAGAAAGGCTGGATTTACTAATTTAACAACTTTAGAAGGTGCTCAGCCTCCTAATGGAAACTTCCCTACAGTTGAATCACCTAATCCAGAAAATCCAGAGGCATTACAAATAGCTGTTAATAAGGCTAAAGAGATAGGTGCTGAACTTGTTATGGGTACTGACCCTGACTGTGATAGAATGGGTTGTGCTTTGCTTACTAAAGACGGCTCTTATATGTATCTTACTGGAAACCAAATAGGCTCTATTATTTCTTATTATCTTATAACAAATAAAAAGAATGTTAAAGACCCTTATATAGTAAAAACTATAGTTACTACTGAGCTTGCTAGGGCTATTGCTGATGCTAATAATGTTAAGCTTTATGATGTGCTTACAGGTTTTAAATGGATTGCTGATATTATAGAAAGAACAAAAGAGGGTACATATTTATTTGGTTTTGAAGAGAGCTTTGGATACTGTATTAACTCAAATGTACGCGATAAAGACGGTGTTAGTTCTTGTTTGATGCTTGCTGAAGTGCTTGCTTATTGTAAAGATAATAATATGACATTAGCTGACTACTTAGAGAGCATTTATGAAAAATATGGTTACTTCTATGAAGAGACTATATCTATCACTAAAAAAGGTGCTGACGGAGCTAAGGCTATAGCTGATTTAATGACTTATTATAGAAACAATTTACCTAAAGAGATTTCTGGTGTTGAAGTTGTAAGCATAAGCGATTATGAGAAAAAAGAAGTTTATGACAACAGCGGTAAAAAAATAAGCGATATTGCTCTTCCAAAATCTAATGTTCTTCAGTATATACTTGCTGATAAAACTAAAATTACAGTAAGACCTTCTGGTACTGAACCAAAAATAAAGTTCTATTTTGAAGTTTGTGTAAAAGAAAGCAAAGATAAGAGAGTAAATATAGCCAAAGAAAAAGTAGCTAATTTCAAGAAGTTTATAAAAGAATAA
- a CDS encoding LysM peptidoglycan-binding domain-containing protein: MSTLIKKIVAYIALISFSFSVLPAQTYDDAARITGEAETLQNDGEYQKSYDKSQEASDSIDKTTVSLFYRLMNLRIAKAKNDANKTINEIEQLGASTDNEFKTKYQEALKFFEEGNNSITNLPPEPQTPPTDEEFTASSNTFTTVYNSFNNALQSANSVKEGYLNRERAIASKSINDARNKYKAELGKSVKAGDANDRNINGALTRADEALSNDNFASVQQNVSTALAGINKAIADAKAKAEAEAKAKAAAEAKARAEAEAKAKAEAAAKAKAEAEAKAKADAIAKAKKDIEDAQNKYNNLVNDQVIAKGDDNDKNVSKLLTDANNALQNTPQTASDKALEASKTMDNILNTANQLKKEEAVKNLEQLKARRDRLISEGYLTKDSEEEQKLSQTIKEAEDALNNNDYVLADQKMQEANLNMNAIEERGPIDGQVIPGEMGGNETGQIIDATTGQEVNTEGKVTVLPQYYVVVRRVPLTDALWRIAGYSYIYNNPIEWYRIYEANRNVLRDPNNPDLILPGQRLIIPSLNGEERSGDYNPDLEYLTYDEVMQLRQQNNTTQAQQ; this comes from the coding sequence ATGAGTACTTTAATAAAGAAAATCGTAGCTTATATAGCTTTAATCTCTTTTAGTTTTAGCGTATTACCTGCTCAAACTTATGATGATGCGGCTAGAATTACTGGAGAAGCTGAGACTTTACAAAATGACGGAGAATACCAAAAGTCTTATGATAAATCTCAAGAGGCTTCTGACTCTATAGATAAAACTACTGTATCATTATTTTATAGATTAATGAACTTAAGAATAGCTAAAGCAAAAAATGATGCAAATAAGACTATTAATGAAATAGAACAATTAGGTGCTTCTACTGATAATGAATTTAAAACAAAATATCAAGAAGCTCTAAAATTCTTTGAAGAAGGAAATAATAGTATTACTAACTTACCTCCAGAACCGCAAACTCCTCCTACAGATGAAGAGTTTACTGCTTCTTCAAACACATTCACTACAGTATATAATTCTTTCAACAATGCTTTACAATCTGCTAACAGTGTAAAAGAAGGTTATCTTAATAGAGAAAGAGCAATAGCTTCAAAATCCATTAATGATGCTAGAAACAAATATAAAGCAGAATTAGGCAAGAGTGTAAAAGCAGGCGATGCTAATGATAGAAATATTAATGGTGCTTTAACTAGAGCTGATGAAGCACTTAGCAATGACAATTTTGCAAGCGTTCAGCAGAATGTATCTACTGCATTAGCTGGTATAAATAAAGCTATAGCAGATGCTAAGGCGAAAGCTGAGGCAGAAGCTAAAGCAAAAGCTGCTGCTGAAGCTAAGGCAAGAGCTGAAGCAGAGGCTAAAGCGAAAGCAGAAGCTGCTGCTAAAGCAAAAGCTGAAGCAGAGGCTAAAGCGAAAGCAGATGCAATAGCAAAAGCTAAAAAAGACATAGAAGATGCACAAAATAAATATAATAATTTAGTTAATGATCAAGTAATAGCTAAAGGTGATGATAATGATAAAAACGTATCAAAACTTTTAACTGATGCTAATAATGCTTTACAAAACACTCCTCAAACTGCAAGCGATAAAGCTTTAGAAGCTTCTAAAACTATGGATAATATATTAAACACTGCTAATCAATTGAAAAAAGAAGAAGCTGTTAAAAATCTAGAGCAATTAAAGGCAAGAAGAGACAGACTTATAAGCGAAGGTTATTTAACTAAAGACAGCGAAGAAGAACAAAAGTTATCTCAAACTATTAAAGAAGCTGAAGATGCTTTAAATAACAATGATTATGTTTTAGCTGACCAAAAAATGCAGGAAGCTAATCTTAACATGAATGCTATAGAAGAGAGAGGACCTATTGACGGACAAGTTATACCTGGTGAAATGGGCGGTAACGAAACTGGTCAAATAATTGATGCTACTACTGGTCAAGAAGTAAATACAGAAGGAAAAGTTACTGTATTACCTCAATATTATGTTGTAGTAAGAAGAGTACCTCTAACTGATGCTTTATGGAGAATTGCTGGATACAGCTACATATACAACAACCCTATAGAATGGTACAGAATATATGAAGCTAACAGAAATGTACTTAGAGACCCTAATAACCCTGATTTAATACTTCCTGGTCAAAGATTAATAATACCTAGCCTTAATGGTGAAGAGAGAAGCGGTGATTATAATCCTGATTTAGAGTATTTGACTTATGATGAGGTTATGCAGTTAAGACAGCAAAATAACACTACTCAAGCACAACAGTAA
- a CDS encoding peptide ABC transporter substrate-binding protein, giving the protein MKKAIYIIFLILSIISCNNNNKTTSNNEISISLGGEPKTLDPTLNSLSFGSIYMIHFFEGLTKKDKNDEVVAGMAKSWDISEDGLTYTFYLRDNAKWSDGEKVKAQDFEYALKRAADPKTAAAYSHMLNVVKNGSLVISGKTNVDALGVKAIDDSTLEIVLENPTPYFLEYLSVSSAYFPVRKDIVEKYGDDWSRNPETYIVNGAYVMTERKTDEKIVMEVNTNYYDKDSIIAKKINVIIMSDSNTSLAAIKRGDIQFSVIEAPLGEISSLIKENYILQEPAYGIYFLEINSKKGVLTNKNIRKALALAFDRNYIISNITKMNQTPAYAFVPYGMKDGDGKDFRENGSNYLNLGSYDANIKEAKRLMELSGYTNGDNFPVLEIRTTPGYFTLICEAMQEMYKENLGIDVTIKSEEYNETFQAMVEKNYDLARTGWTADYSDPLAMISFFSEVSAVNHSGFSSREFNDLLKFASSTTNTDERTKALHKAEDLIFDYMPIIPIIYRMDPFMINPKLKGAIFNPLGRYRFHYAYLEK; this is encoded by the coding sequence ATGAAAAAAGCTATATATATCATTTTTTTAATATTATCAATAATTTCATGCAATAATAACAATAAAACTACATCAAATAATGAAATATCTATATCTCTTGGCGGAGAGCCTAAAACTCTAGACCCTACATTAAACTCGCTTAGTTTCGGCTCAATATATATGATACATTTCTTTGAAGGGCTTACTAAAAAAGACAAAAATGATGAAGTTGTAGCTGGTATGGCTAAAAGCTGGGACATATCTGAAGATGGTCTCACATATACTTTCTATTTAAGAGATAATGCTAAATGGTCTGACGGTGAAAAAGTAAAAGCTCAAGATTTTGAATATGCTCTAAAGAGAGCAGCAGACCCTAAAACAGCAGCAGCCTATTCTCATATGCTTAATGTTGTTAAAAATGGAAGTTTGGTTATAAGTGGTAAAACTAATGTTGATGCTTTAGGTGTAAAGGCTATTGATGACAGCACTTTAGAGATTGTATTAGAAAACCCTACTCCATATTTTCTAGAATATTTATCTGTGAGCAGTGCTTATTTTCCTGTTAGAAAAGATATTGTGGAAAAATACGGCGATGATTGGTCTAGAAACCCAGAAACATATATTGTAAATGGGGCTTATGTAATGACAGAGAGAAAAACTGATGAAAAAATCGTTATGGAAGTAAATACTAATTATTATGATAAAGACAGCATTATTGCCAAAAAAATTAATGTTATTATAATGAGCGATTCAAACACTTCTCTTGCCGCTATAAAAAGAGGAGACATACAATTTTCTGTAATAGAAGCTCCGCTTGGAGAGATATCTTCTCTTATAAAAGAAAATTATATATTACAAGAGCCTGCTTATGGAATATATTTCTTAGAGATTAATTCTAAAAAAGGAGTGCTTACAAATAAAAACATAAGAAAAGCATTAGCATTAGCATTTGACAGAAACTATATAATATCAAACATTACAAAGATGAATCAAACTCCGGCATATGCATTTGTGCCTTATGGAATGAAAGATGGCGATGGCAAAGACTTTAGAGAAAATGGAAGCAATTATCTTAATCTTGGAAGCTATGATGCAAACATAAAAGAAGCTAAAAGACTTATGGAGTTATCAGGATATACAAACGGAGATAACTTTCCTGTACTTGAGATAAGAACAACTCCAGGATATTTTACTTTAATATGCGAAGCTATGCAGGAGATGTATAAAGAGAATTTAGGAATAGATGTTACAATAAAGTCTGAAGAATACAACGAAACATTTCAAGCTATGGTTGAGAAGAATTATGATTTAGCCCGCACTGGTTGGACTGCAGACTATAGCGACCCTTTAGCTATGATTAGTTTCTTTTCAGAAGTAAGTGCTGTTAATCATAGCGGATTTAGCAGCAGAGAGTTTAATGACTTATTGAAATTTGCTTCAAGCACAACTAATACTGATGAAAGAACAAAAGCATTACATAAAGCAGAAGATTTAATATTTGACTATATGCCTATAATACCAATAATATATAGAATGGACCCATTTATGATTAATCCAAAACTAAAAGGTGCAATATTTAATCCTCTTGGAAGATACAGATTTCACTATGCATATTTAGAGAAATAA
- the gatA gene encoding Asp-tRNA(Asn)/Glu-tRNA(Gln) amidotransferase subunit GatA, producing the protein MDLNELSIIQIREKLKNKEIDAVSLTESIIKKIEEDDKREDKIYAYLEIFKDEAIEQAKKAQERINKGEDLPLLGVPLAIKDNLCYKDHLMTASSKMLEGYKAPYTAPTVQRLIDNGAIIIGRTNMDEFAMGGTTETSNYGITRNPVNRAHVPGGSSGGSAAAVSANFAFGALGSDTGGSIRQPASFCGIVGVKPTYGRVPRLGCVAMASSLDQVGPLAKDVKDAALMTKIIAGFDPKESTTLNIPVPDYNSLLDGNVKGMKIGLAKEYYETDLLNNEVRENVMKAIDNLKSQGAEIVDISLPNAKYGSRVYTAVMAVEVASNMGRYDGIRYGYHPKGDFNLDEYYYASRSAGLAFETRARILFGTLMTGKKFFYSHYQHALKVRKLMQMDFDNAFKNVDIIISPTSPITAGLLGTRDQTDSALGFLADSYASNINLVGLPAMSVPCGVDKNNMPIGIQFIAKQFDEASMFKMAYAHEINYK; encoded by the coding sequence ATGGATTTAAATGAATTGAGCATAATTCAAATTAGAGAGAAATTAAAAAATAAAGAAATAGACGCTGTTAGTTTAACAGAATCTATTATAAAGAAAATAGAAGAAGATGATAAAAGAGAAGATAAAATATATGCTTATTTAGAAATTTTTAAAGATGAGGCAATAGAGCAAGCAAAAAAAGCACAAGAGAGAATTAACAAAGGTGAAGATTTGCCTCTTCTTGGAGTTCCTTTAGCTATTAAAGACAATTTATGTTATAAAGACCATTTAATGACAGCTTCTTCAAAAATGCTTGAAGGTTACAAAGCTCCATATACAGCTCCTACAGTTCAGAGATTAATAGACAATGGTGCTATTATAATTGGAAGAACTAATATGGACGAGTTTGCTATGGGCGGTACTACAGAAACTTCTAATTATGGAATAACTAGAAACCCTGTTAATAGAGCACATGTTCCTGGAGGTTCTTCAGGCGGTTCTGCTGCTGCTGTTTCTGCTAACTTTGCTTTTGGTGCATTGGGAAGTGATACTGGCGGTTCTATCAGACAGCCTGCTTCTTTCTGCGGTATAGTTGGTGTTAAGCCTACTTATGGAAGAGTTCCTAGACTTGGATGTGTGGCTATGGCTAGCAGTTTAGATCAAGTTGGTCCTCTTGCGAAAGATGTTAAAGATGCTGCTTTGATGACTAAAATTATTGCTGGTTTTGACCCTAAAGAATCTACTACTTTAAACATACCTGTGCCTGATTATAATTCTCTTTTAGATGGAAATGTTAAGGGCATGAAAATTGGACTTGCTAAAGAGTATTATGAAACTGATTTATTAAATAATGAAGTGAGAGAAAATGTAATGAAGGCCATAGATAATCTTAAGTCTCAGGGTGCTGAGATAGTAGATATATCTTTGCCTAATGCTAAATATGGTTCTAGGGTTTATACTGCTGTTATGGCGGTTGAGGTTGCTTCTAATATGGGAAGGTATGACGGTATAAGATATGGTTATCACCCTAAAGGCGATTTTAATTTAGATGAATATTATTATGCTTCAAGAAGTGCTGGTCTTGCTTTTGAAACTAGAGCTAGAATATTATTTGGTACTTTAATGACTGGTAAAAAATTCTTCTACAGCCATTATCAGCATGCTCTAAAAGTGAGAAAACTAATGCAAATGGACTTTGATAATGCATTCAAAAATGTTGATATCATAATATCTCCAACTTCTCCTATAACTGCAGGTCTTTTAGGTACAAGAGACCAAACAGACAGTGCTTTAGGATTCTTAGCCGATAGTTATGCTTCTAATATTAACTTGGTAGGTCTTCCTGCTATGAGCGTGCCTTGCGGAGTTGATAAAAACAATATGCCTATAGGTATACAGTTTATAGCTAAGCAGTTTGATGAGGCTTCTATGTTTAAAATGGCTTATGCTCATGAAATAAATTACAAATAA
- a CDS encoding (2Fe-2S)-binding protein: MDLNIEDLKCQTSINYDKMLCNCKNVSYRQAYSAIAADKLTTVESVSEKTQAGTGCGGCKEKIEHLIEYAKKNEYAPLNF; the protein is encoded by the coding sequence ATGGATTTAAATATAGAAGACTTAAAGTGTCAAACATCTATAAATTATGATAAAATGCTTTGCAATTGCAAAAATGTATCATATAGACAAGCATATTCCGCAATAGCAGCAGATAAACTCACAACTGTAGAAAGTGTATCTGAAAAAACTCAAGCAGGTACAGGCTGCGGCGGATGCAAAGAAAAAATAGAGCATTTAATAGAATATGCTAAAAAAAATGAATATGCTCCATTAAACTTTTAA
- a CDS encoding type 1 glutamine amidotransferase domain-containing protein: MKALIITDNLFEDSELFYPYFRLLEEGIDVDIAALNKGKIKGEYFFKVEAKLDFSEVEPSNYKALIIPGGRAPEAIRGNENVKKIIKYFVDNNLTIGAICHGQQTLISAKVLEGKDATCYIAIKDDLINAKANYKDEKVVVCGNIITSRCPDDLPYFAKEIIKKLK, from the coding sequence ATGAAAGCATTAATTATTACAGATAATTTATTTGAAGATTCAGAATTATTTTATCCATATTTTAGATTATTAGAGGAAGGTATTGATGTTGATATAGCAGCTCTAAATAAAGGAAAAATTAAAGGAGAATACTTTTTCAAAGTTGAGGCTAAATTAGATTTTTCAGAAGTGGAGCCTTCAAATTATAAAGCATTGATAATACCTGGAGGAAGAGCACCCGAGGCTATAAGAGGCAATGAGAATGTTAAAAAAATAATAAAATACTTTGTTGATAATAACCTTACTATAGGGGCTATTTGTCATGGACAGCAAACTTTAATATCTGCAAAAGTATTAGAAGGAAAAGATGCTACATGTTATATAGCTATAAAAGATGATTTAATCAATGCTAAAGCTAATTATAAAGATGAAAAAGTAGTAGTATGCGGAAATATCATAACTTCAAGATGTCCTGATGATTTGCCATATTTTGCTAAAGAGATAATAAAGAAATTAAAATAA
- a CDS encoding N-acetylneuraminate synthase family protein, producing the protein MLIAESGSNHEGSIDDAVQLIREASKAGANAVKFQSFTSKTLFAHKEYTKILKIPENALDNVDDIVLKKEWYETLYKEANKNKIILMSTPFSVEAVDDMDKYVPIYKIASCDIDNIPLLRKVASTKKPVILSTGLATNKDIKNALNILKNNEVALLHCSVEYPTPLENARLNRIVVMNKLFKKNIIGYSDHTIGIDAPIIAYTLGAKIIEKHFTITPEKKSGDHIISLDTNSMKEMISKLKDTNKMLGGNDALKNEKKMSKQEKKELVYAKRGIYLNHSMLKNEVITEKDLITLRPCVGISAKDYDKVVGKKLKLDKKSFTALSTSDLKK; encoded by the coding sequence TTGTTAATCGCAGAATCGGGTTCTAATCATGAAGGCTCTATAGATGATGCTGTTCAATTAATTAGAGAAGCTTCTAAAGCCGGGGCTAATGCTGTGAAGTTTCAAAGCTTTACTTCAAAAACTCTATTTGCACATAAAGAATATACTAAAATACTTAAAATACCAGAAAATGCATTAGATAATGTTGATGATATAGTATTAAAAAAAGAGTGGTATGAAACTCTATATAAAGAAGCTAACAAAAATAAAATTATTTTAATGAGCACTCCATTTTCTGTTGAGGCTGTTGATGATATGGATAAATATGTTCCTATATACAAAATAGCTTCTTGTGACATAGATAATATTCCTCTTTTGAGAAAAGTTGCTTCTACTAAAAAACCTGTGATACTATCTACTGGTTTGGCTACAAATAAAGATATAAAAAATGCTTTAAATATTTTGAAAAATAATGAGGTAGCTTTACTTCATTGTTCTGTTGAGTATCCTACACCTTTAGAGAATGCAAGATTAAATAGAATAGTTGTTATGAATAAACTTTTCAAAAAAAATATTATAGGATATTCTGACCATACTATAGGCATAGATGCACCTATTATAGCATATACTCTTGGTGCTAAAATCATAGAAAAGCATTTTACAATAACTCCAGAAAAAAAATCGGGCGACCATATAATAAGTTTAGATACTAATTCTATGAAAGAAATGATTTCCAAATTAAAAGATACTAATAAAATGCTTGGCGGAAACGATGCTTTAAAAAATGAAAAGAAAATGAGCAAGCAAGAGAAAAAAGAGCTTGTTTATGCTAAGAGGGGTATATATCTTAATCATAGCATGCTTAAAAATGAAGTGATAACAGAAAAAGATTTAATAACTTTAAGACCATGTGTTGGTATATCTGCAAAAGATTATGATAAAGTTGTTGGAAAAAAGTTAAAACTTGATAAAAAATCTTTTACAGCATTGAGTACTAGCGATTTAAAAAAATAG
- a CDS encoding restriction endonuclease subunit S, with protein MSKLEELLNKECPDGVEYVELSSVINYEQPSKYIVENTKYNDDYDTPVLTAGQTFILGYTNEKDGIYKASKKEPVIIFDDFTTSFHWVDFNFKVKSSAMKMLKVIDENKSNFRYLYYCMKNIKYVPLDHTRQWIEKYSKFMIPLPPIEVQKEIVRILDEFTEKTTKLQELLHRETILRKKQYEYYRDKLLTFNDDVEWKNLSEIAEIGTGSSNTNEEIENGKYPFFVRSQEVRSKNEYEYDETAIITSGDGVGVGKIFHYIEGKYALHQRAYRIHIIDENVIPKYYFYYMKTTFLSYIEKTSFHSSVTSIRRPMLDNYPVPVPPLEEQERIVNILDKFDALCNDITKGLPAEIELRKKQYEYYRDKLLTFKEKKK; from the coding sequence ATGAGTAAGTTAGAAGAGTTATTGAATAAAGAATGTCCTGACGGCGTGGAATATGTAGAGTTGAGTTCTGTAATCAATTATGAACAGCCATCAAAATATATTGTAGAAAATACTAAATACAATGATGATTATGATACTCCTGTTTTAACAGCAGGTCAAACTTTTATACTTGGTTATACAAATGAAAAAGATGGAATATATAAAGCTAGTAAAAAAGAACCTGTAATTATATTTGATGATTTTACAACTTCTTTTCATTGGGTTGATTTTAATTTTAAAGTGAAATCATCTGCAATGAAAATGCTTAAAGTGATAGATGAAAATAAATCAAATTTTAGATATTTATATTATTGCATGAAAAATATAAAGTACGTTCCATTAGACCATACACGTCAATGGATAGAAAAATATTCAAAATTTATGATACCATTACCACCAATAGAAGTACAAAAAGAGATAGTACGTATATTAGATGAGTTTACAGAGAAGACAACAAAATTACAGGAGCTTTTGCATAGAGAGACGATTTTAAGAAAAAAGCAGTATGAGTATTATAGGGATAAGCTTCTTACTTTTAATGATGATGTTGAATGGAAAAACTTATCTGAAATTGCTGAAATAGGCACAGGTAGTAGCAATACAAATGAAGAAATTGAAAATGGTAAATATCCATTCTTTGTACGTTCTCAAGAAGTTCGCAGTAAAAATGAATATGAATATGATGAAACAGCTATTATAACTTCAGGTGATGGTGTAGGTGTTGGAAAAATATTTCATTATATTGAAGGAAAATATGCTTTACATCAAAGAGCTTACAGAATTCATATTATTGATGAGAATGTAATACCAAAATATTATTTTTATTATATGAAAACAACTTTCTTATCATATATAGAAAAAACTTCTTTCCATTCTTCTGTGACTTCAATTAGAAGACCAATGCTAGATAATTATCCTGTTCCAGTACCGCCGTTAGAGGAGCAGGAACGTATCGTAAACATATTAGACAAGTTTGATGCATTGTGTAATGATATCACTAAAGGGCTTCCTGCTGAGATTGAGTTGCGTAAAAAGCAATACGAGTATTATAGGGATAAGCTATTAACTTTTAAAGAAAAGAAAAAATAA
- a CDS encoding MFS transporter, with translation MILLVYSMPFLVYLCSSIFSTVLVINSSEMGASAFFISLLAVFYGMGMMVSASTFSKFKIPKRIYPKLLYIQSCIQALLSILCVIYLNNELSLLYSFLYGSNTTIFFVCFQSLLDSVSKDLPVRISSGLFIFSWTLGLSVGPIVTGFVYNFSSDIGFFIVIAMSVLMFILFYLSRHLHFKPKRHKWEEPFMRAPRYKVYIGWLIIFVGALVLHTLRFMFLDYGIKEVGLQKSSATFLVGVLSGVMSLGALFSAFYFRILERKRVFTVVGLLTPIALTLLLISNNFWVFFVSFVFLGFVSGFGYFFGLYYALADQERDSANVAVNEALTGVAALVIPFIVGYLASNFSYFIAFLFMMIISLICYSIAIYLMWQRKRTTIIKEKFDRLIEEADKKYKA, from the coding sequence ATGATATTATTGGTTTATTCAATGCCTTTTTTGGTTTATTTATGTTCCAGTATATTTTCAACAGTTTTAGTTATTAATTCATCAGAAATGGGTGCTAGTGCTTTTTTTATTTCTCTTTTAGCAGTATTTTATGGTATGGGTATGATGGTTTCTGCTAGTACTTTTTCTAAGTTTAAAATACCAAAGAGAATATATCCTAAATTATTATATATACAATCTTGTATTCAGGCATTATTGAGTATACTTTGCGTAATATATTTAAATAATGAGTTATCTCTTTTATATTCATTTTTATATGGTTCAAACACAACTATATTTTTTGTATGTTTTCAATCATTGCTTGACAGCGTATCAAAAGATTTGCCTGTGAGGATAAGCAGCGGGCTTTTTATATTTTCTTGGACTTTAGGATTATCTGTTGGACCTATAGTTACAGGTTTTGTTTATAATTTTAGTTCTGATATTGGATTTTTTATTGTAATAGCTATGAGTGTTTTGATGTTTATATTATTTTATTTATCAAGACATTTACATTTCAAGCCTAAAAGACATAAATGGGAAGAGCCTTTTATGAGAGCTCCAAGATATAAAGTTTATATAGGCTGGCTTATAATATTTGTCGGTGCTTTAGTGCTTCATACATTAAGGTTTATGTTTTTGGATTATGGCATAAAAGAAGTTGGGCTTCAAAAAAGCAGTGCTACATTTTTAGTTGGTGTATTATCTGGGGTTATGTCTTTGGGGGCACTTTTTTCTGCATTCTATTTTAGAATATTAGAAAGAAAGAGGGTATTTACCGTTGTTGGTTTGCTTACTCCTATTGCTTTAACTTTACTTTTAATTTCAAATAATTTTTGGGTATTTTTTGTATCATTTGTATTTTTAGGTTTTGTGAGCGGATTTGGATATTTCTTTGGTCTTTATTATGCTTTGGCTGACCAGGAGAGAGACAGTGCTAATGTGGCTGTTAATGAAGCTTTGACGGGTGTTGCTGCTTTGGTGATACCTTTTATAGTTGGATATTTAGCTTCAAATTTCTCATATTTTATAGCTTTTTTATTTATGATGATAATATCTTTAATATGTTATAGTATAGCTATATATTTAATGTGGCAGAGAAAGAGAACTACCATCATAAAAGAAAAATTTGACAGATTAATAGAAGAAGCAGATAAAAAATATAAAGCTTAA